The genomic stretch TCAGTTTTTACTATATGATAGTTTGTACAGGCAGATAAACTTTATGTTGGCTTTTACTTGATGCtttaatatttacaatgtttgaTAAAGTAAGTCAGCTGTTTCTTCAGGAAGTCGATGGAGAAAGATTTGCCTCGAGTTTAAAAGCATAAACTCAGACTTTGAGTTTCCATTGTGTGTTTATTAAAGATGGAGTTTCAAATGCCAACTCATGTTGTTGATCTCGACCCTGTAGACGGATCTCGTTCGAGGATTTTCTTTGTGAgagctttatatttatttatatttactgaATCTTATGATAAAGGTATAATAAGatgatattaatattagtatGATGAACTGGGACATATTACTTCTTATATTCAATTATCCATGTTCAAATGTTAATCTGTCTCTTTGCataaacattgttatttttcttatctGAGATGTTTTCTCTGGAGACTTTTGTCCTTAATGTCTCAGCTTTGTGATGGTGGGTTTGGGTTagttatggttagggttagggtttgggttagtttggtttctctttggttagggttagtttggtttctctatggttagggttagtttggtttctctttggttagggttagtttggtttctctttggttagggttagtttggttttctttggttagggttagtttggtttcttggttagggttagtttggtttctttggttagggttagtttggtttctctttgtttagggttagtttggtttctctttggttagggttagtttggtttctctttggttagggttagtttggtttctctttggttagggttagtttggtttctctttggttagggttagtttggtttctctttggttagggttagtttggtttctctatggttagggttagtttggtttctctttggttagggttagtttggtttctctttggttagggttagggttagtttggtttctctttggttagggttagtttggtttctctttggttagggttagtttggtttctctttttggttagtttggtttctctttggggttagtttggtttctctttggttagggttagtttggtttctctttggttagggttagggttagtttggtttctctttggttagggttagtttggtttctctttggttagggttagtttggtttctctttggttagggttagggttagtttggtttctctttggttagggttagtttggtttctctttggttagggttagtttggtttctctttggttagggttagtttggtttctctttggttagggttagtttggtttctctttggttagggttagtttggtttctctatggttagggttagtttggtttctctttggttagggttagtttggtttctctttggttagggttagtttggtttctctatggttagggttagggttagtttggtttctctttgtttgctcTCAGCTCTCTTCAGATCAGCCTCTGAAGCCGATCAGCTTCATTTGTTGCATCTGTCCCTTAAAAGCCACTAAGGTGTCAGTATATAGTCATGAAGGAGGAAGTTTGCTGAGAATCTTTTACTAGTTGAAATAAATGCATCAGGATGTTACTTCCGTCTATATTTGTCACATGCACAATAATTCTTCTTTCTGCTCATTTTGAGGTTCATTAATAGAACTGAACTCACTTTTAATTGGTTTCAGCTTCACCAACCAAACCTAATAGAGAAATTTGTAAATGGAGCTTTTGAACCGTGACATCAATTCTTTCccggaaaaaaaataatatttacagagcTTTTATTCTCATAATTATTAActataattattaacattattcaCATCAGTCAAAACTGCAGCTCCTCTTTTTATATGATGATGTAACCAGAACGTAGAATCCGTTACAGTCGCTCTCGGTCCAGATTTACGATCATTATTCATGTTCagtcaaagaaagagagaagagactTTATCTcactctccacacacacacacacacacacacacacacacacacacacacacacacacacacacacacacacacacacacacacacacacacacacacacactattgtgTCTGATGCTGCGATTGCACTGAGGCGGCAATCGCAGCATCAGAGTGTAGACTTGTCAGGAAGAAGTTGCCATGGCGACTGGGaacattttaacacacacatatatatatatatatatgtttaagtTCACTGTACTATTTACTTTATTCAGTTGAAGCTCCTTgtattcaatatatttattatatcaataagaaaatgtaagcaGAGTGGAAGAACAGAGAACAATTCACCAGTGTGAGTAATAAAAGATTACACAGCTCTCAGGGTGAGATAAGTGGTGAGAGAAGGGTGAGAGAAGGTATAAATGCTGGTAAAGGAGGGATTATTGTccctttatttctgtttgttcttgtggaatgaaataaatgtgaaacCTGTGTTCTCGTCTTCATCCACTGATCAGCTCGAACATTGATCTTCTCTCTTTAAAGCTCCGCTGCTCTGTCGACTAAACATAGAAACTCCTTCATGTTTTTCACTTCTACTTGAGTTCTACTGGCTTCATGTTAGTCTGTAgtctctgacctttgacctggtGATATAAAGACGATGGGTGTAACTCTTACATCTACACAAACATCGGATCAAACTGAGGTTTGTACCCGACGTCCTCTGCTGGGGACTAAACTCAAACACCAACAAACAGAACCGAGTCtgtttaagaaaatgaaatgagaagaaCTGCTTCACCTTAACTCTCaaacttcagaataaaagctcgGAAGTTTACCAACAGTAGATCTCTGATGAACGCAGGACACCAACGAAGAAGAGAGTGAAGCACATCCACAGCAGACGATCACACTGGAGGACTTTATTGTCAGAATAAAGGAGGTAAGTGGAGCGAGTGTAACATCGTACAGTACAGGAGTCAATGTAAACTGAGGCTCAAGTGGTCCCTGGGGAACTGCTAACAGGTCAATAAAGACTGATGAGGTCAGCAGGTTCATCAAGTACTGAGACAGAAGAAGGACCAATCAGACGAGGACTCGCAGCTCCAGGAAGTAGACAGAACCAAAGTAACTTCCTGCAGACTGAAGAACGTTCTGACGGTCAGAGGAATatctgagagagaagagaacagtgtgcagacacacagctgaggaATAGGGTTCTACCAGAACACAGCTGAGGAACAGGGTTCTGTGGACCAGTTAGTGGGGGAGCTCATGGGACACCAGTTGGTAGTGGGAACCACAGGACGGGCAGCGCTGGGCCTCGCCTTCATGGAGCCAGAACCACACCACGGCCGTGTTGTCCTCCTCACCTGCAGACAGGAAATGAGACCAAATGAGACtcaaacacagaagaagaagatgaatgtTTATAGTACAGTAGTATGAATGCTTTAAAAACCACTCGTTCACCATCAGAGGACGTTTAACAGACCAGCATTTGATCATTTCCATCAGTGAAATCTTTTCTGTTGACAAAGAGTAAAATACTAACTTGACTTTATTAATATTGGAACCCATCAGGCTGAAGCTCCTGGATGGAAACCAACGAGTGTTCACTCACCAGTTCACTGATGAGGACTATGAACTGGTGAAGACTGACCAGTTCATAGTCCTCACCTGTCTCAGAGGGAGCTGATGACCTGGACATCGGTGTGTCTCTGACTTTAAGCTCAGAGACAATCAGAACTCCTTCAGGAGTTTGTTTCACAACTCAGTCTTATCAGGAAGTGAATCACATGAtgtctcagccaatcaggagacTTAAAGATTCTCCTCTGACGCTGACAGTGGACTCTAAAACTAGAGAAGAGGACGAGGACTCACAGACACATCCCACAATCCTCCTGTTGGTGATGGAGGGAACCAGGTGGGGGTCGGCCTTGGAGCCGGCGTACGCCTTCGGCTTCATCATGTTGTAGGGAtcctgaggaagaggagcattCAGTCGGGTTAgtaccacctaaagtaccacctaaagtatcacctaaagtaccacctaaagtaccacctaaagtatcacctaaagtatcacctaaagtatcacctaaagtaccacctagagtatcacctaaagtaccacctagagtatcacctaaagtacctcctagagtat from Anoplopoma fimbria isolate UVic2021 breed Golden Eagle Sablefish chromosome 14, Afim_UVic_2022, whole genome shotgun sequence encodes the following:
- the LOC129102457 gene encoding cytochrome c oxidase subunit 5B, mitochondrial-like: MSARLLLRSAFRAAKTCRNTPSLTRGMAAGGIPTDEEQATGLEKVIMKAMKEGTDPYNMMKPKAYAGSKADPHLVPSITNRRIVGCVCEEDNTAVVWFWLHEGEAQRCPSCGSHYQLVSHELPH